The stretch of DNA TCTATTACCGGTTTTACGGGAGAAAGAAAGCGAACACCAGATTCAAAATACCTCAAatggaaaaagaaatgaatgtCTCAATCTCTTTGACATTTTCAAGTGTTGAAATATCCAAAATGTTACTTTTCAAAGTGTATCATATTCGAAGCTAAGTTTCTGTAAACGCTTTAAAAGCTTCAACTCAAACAGTTAAAAAGGTTCTAAAAAACCTTTTGAGAAATAATGTAGCAGCCCTTGAAATTTACCACTACTGACTGACATCCGTTTGACGAGTATATTTGCGGTTTTACGAGGAAAACAAAAGCGCACGCAAGACTCAAAACACCTCCAatggaaaaagaaatgaatgtCTCAATATCTTTGAgattttcaagtgttaaaatatCCGGGAAGATACTTTTCAAAGTGTGTCATATTCGAAGCTGAGTTTCTGTAAACGCTTCAAATGCGTCAACTCAAACAGTTAAAAAGGTTCTCAATGTAATAACCTTTTGAGAAATGTAGCGGCCCTTTACAAACCTTAGCTGACTCTTCCCGACAGCGACCCGTGCTGGACAGACTAGCCCCCTCTCCAGACCTACCGATGAAAACCGTGTGAACCCTGGACTAGTATCTGATTAGCAACGGCGGAGCCTCTGTCGAAATTCTTCTAACTAAAGCCTGGAAATTACCGCCACTGACTGACATCCGTTTGACCGGTCTATTTCCGGTTTTACGGGAGAAAAGAACGGAACACAAGATTCGAAATACCTCAaatggaaaaagaaaagaatgtCTCAATATCCTTAAGATTTTCAAGTGTTGAAATATCCGGAATGATACTTTTCAAAGTGCATCATATTCGAAGCTGAGTTTCTGTAAACGCTTCAGATGCGTCAAATCAAACAGTTAAAAAGGTTCTAAAAAACCTTTTGAGAAATAATGTAGCAGCCCTTGAAATTTACCACCACTGACTGACATCCGTTTGACGAGTATATTCGCGGTTTTACGAGGAAAACAAAAGCGCACGCAAGACTCAAAATACTTCCAAcggaaaaagaaatgaatgtGTCAATCTTTTAAGATTTTCATGTGTCAAAATATCAGGAATGATACTTCTCAAAGTGTGTCATATTCGAAGCTGAGTTTCTGTATACACGCTTCAAAAGCTTCAACTCAAACAGTTAAAAAGGTTCTCAATGTAATAACCTTTTGAGAAATGTAGCGGCCCTTTACAAACCTTAGCTGACTCATCCCGACAGCGACCCGTGCTGGACAGACTAGCCCCCTCTCCAGACCTACCGATGAAAACCGTGTGAACCCTGGACTAGTATCTGATTAGCAACGGCGGAGCCTCTGTCGAAATTCTTCTAACTAAAGCCTGGAAATTACCGCCACTGACTGACATCCGTTTGACCGGTATATTTCCGGTTTTACGGGAGAAAAGAACGGAACACAAGATTCAAAATACCTCAaatggaaaaagaaaagaatgtCTCAATATCTTTGAgattttcaagtgttaaaatatCCGGAATGATACTTTTCAAAGTGTCTCATATTCGAAGCTGAGTTTCTGTAAACGCTTCAAATGCGTCAACTCAAACAGTTAAAAAGGTTCTCAATGTAATAACCTTTTGAGAAATGAAGCGGCCCTTTACAAACCTTAGCTGACTCTTCCCGACAGCGACCCGTGCTGGACAGACTAGCCCCCTCTCCAGACCTACCGATGAAAACCGTGTGAACCCTGGACTAGTATCTGATTAGCAACGGCGGAGCCTCTGTCGAAATTCTTCTAACTAAAGCCTGGAAATTACCGCCACTGACTGACATCCGTTTGACCGGTCTATTTCCGGTTTTACGGGAGAAAAGAACGGAACACAAGATTCAAAATACCTCAaatggaaaaagaaaagaatgtCTCAATATCTTTGAgattttcaagtgttaaaatatCCGGAATGATACTTTTCAAAGTGTCTCATATTCGAAGCTGAGTTTCTGTAAACGCTTCAAATGCGTCAACTCAAACAGTTAAAAAGGTTCTCAATGTAATAACCTTTTGAGAAATGAAGCGGCCCTTTACAAACCTTAGCTGACTCTTCCCGACAGCGACCCGTGCTGGACAGACTAGCCCCCTCTCCAGACCTACCGATGAAAACCGTGTGAACCCTGGACTAGTATCTGATTAGCAACGGCGGAGCCTCTGTCGAAATTCTTCTAACTAAAGCCTGGAAATTACCACCACTGACTGACATCCGTTTGACCGGTCTATTACCGGTTTTACGGGAGAAAGAAAGCGAACACCAGATTCAAAATACCTCAAatggaaaaagaaatgaatgtCTCAATCTCTTTGACATTTTCAAGTGTTGAAATATCCAAAATGTTTCTTTTCAAAGTGTATCATATTCGAAGCTAAGTTTCTGTAAACGCTTTAAAAGCTTCAACTCAAACAGTTAAAAAGGTTCTAAAAAACCTTTTGAGAAATAATGTAGCAGCCCTTGAAATTTACCACTACTGACTGACATCCGTTTGACGAGTATATTTGCGGTTTTACGAGGAAAACAAAAGCGCACGCAAGACTCAAAACACCTCCAatggaaaaagaaatgaatgtCTCAATATCTTTGAgattttcaagtgttaaaatatCCGGAATGATACTTTTCAAAGTGTCTCATATTCGAAGCTGAGTTTCTGTAAACGCTTCAAATGCGTCAACTCAAACAGTTAAAAAGGTTCTAAAAAACCTTTTGAGAAATAATGTAGCAGCCCTTGAAATTTACCACCACTGACTGACATCCGTTTGACGAGTATATTTGCGGTTTTACGAGGAAAACAAAAGCGCACGCAAGACTCAAAACACCTCCAatggaaaaagaaatgaatgtCTCAATATCTTTGAgattttcaagtgttaaaatatCCGGGAAGATACTTTTCAAAGTGTGTCATATTCGAAGCTGAGTTTCTGTAAACGCTTCAAATGCGTCAACTCAAACAGTTAAAAAGGTTCTCAATGTAATAACCTTTTGAGAAATGAAGCGGCCCTTTACAAACCTTAGCTGACTCTTCCCGACAGCGACCCGTGCTGGACAGACTAGCCCCCTCTCCAGACCTACCGATGAAAACCGTGTGAACCCTGGACTAGTATCTGATTAGCAACGGCGGAGCCTCTGTCGAAATTCTTCTAACTAAAGCCTGGAAATTACCACCACTGACTGACATCCGTTTGACCGGTCTATTTCCGGTTTTACGGGAGAAAAAAGCGAACACAAGATTCAAAATACCTCAaatggaaaaagaaaagaatgtCTCAATATCGTTGAgattttcaagtgttaaaatatCCGGAATGATACTTTTCAAAGTGTCTCATATTCGAAGCTGAGTTTCTGTAAACGCTTCAAATGCGTCAACTCAAACAGTTAAAAAGGTTCTCAATGTAATAACCTTTTGAGAAATGAAGCGGCCCTTTACAAACCTTAGCTGACTCTTCCCGACAGCGACCCGTGCTGGACAGACTAGCCCCCTCTCCAGACCTACCGATGAAAAACCGTGTGAACCCTGGACTAGTATCTGATTAGCAACGGCGGAGCCTCTGTCGAAATTCTTCTAACTAAAGCCTGGAAATTACCACCACTGACTGACATCCGTTTGACCGGTATATTTCCGGTTTTACGGGAGAAAAGAACGGAACACAAGATTCAAAATACCTCAaatggaaaaagaaaagaatgtCTCAAtatctttaagattttcaaGTGTTGAAATATCCGGAATGATACTTTTCAAAGTGCATCATATTCGAAGCTGAGTTTCTGTAAACGCTTCAGATGCGTCAACTCAAACAGTTAAAAAGGTTCTAAAAAACCTTTTGAGAAATAATGTAGCAGCCCTTGAAATTTACCACTACTGACTGACATCCGTTTGACGAGTATATTCGCGGTTTTACGAGGAAAACAAAAGCGCACGCAAGACTCAAAATACTTCCAAcggaaaaagaaatgaatgtGTCAATCTTTTAAGATTTTCATGTGTCAAAATATCAGGAATGATACTTCTCAAAGTGTGTCATATTCGAAGCTGAGTTTCTGTATACACGCTTCAAAAGCTTCAACTCAAACAGTTAAAAAGGTTCTCAATGTAATAACCTTTTGAGAAATGTAGCGGCCCTTTACAAACCTTAGCTGACTCTTCCCGACAGCGACCCGTGCTGGACAGACTAGCCCCCTATCCAGACCTACCGATGAAAACCGTGTGAACACTGGACTAGTATCTGATTAGCAACGGCGGAGCCTCTGTCGAAATTCTTCTAACTAAAGCCTGGAAATTTACCACCACTGACTGACATCCGTTTGACGAGTATATTTGCGGTTTTACGAGGAAAACAAAAGCGCACACAAGATTCAAAATACCTCAAatggaaaaagaaatgaatgtCTCAATATCTTTGAgattttcaagtgttaaaatatCCGGAATTATACTTTTCAAAGTGTATCATATTCGAAGCTGAGTTTCTGTAAACGCTTCAGATGCGTCAACTCAAACAGTTAAAAAGGTTCTCAATGTAATAACCTTTTGAGAAATGTAGCGGCCCTTTACAAACCTTAGCTGACTCATCCCGACAGCGACCCGTGCTGGACAGACTAGCCCCCTCTCCAGACCTACCGATGAAAACCGTGTGAACCCTGGACTAGTATCTGATTAGCAACGGCGGAGCCTCTGTCGAAATTCTTCTAACTAAAGCCTGGAAATTACCGCCACTGACTGACATCCGTTTGACCGGTCTATTTCCGGTTTAACGGGAGAAAAAAAGCGCACAGAAGATTCAAAATACCTCAAATGGAAAAAGAAACGAATGTCTCAATCTCTTTGACATTTTCAAGTGTTGAAATATCCAAAATGTTACTTTTCAAAGTGTATCATATTCGAAGCTGAGTTTCTGTAAACGCTTTAAAAAGCTTCAACTCAAACAGTTAAAAAGGTTCTAAAAAACCTTTTGAGAAATAATGTAGCAGCCCTTGAAATTTACCACTACTGACTGACATCCGTTTGACGAGTATATTTGCGGTTTTACGAGGAAAACAAAAGCGCACGCAAGACTCAAAACACCTCCAatggaaaaagaaatgaatgtCTCAATATCTTTGAgattttcaagtgttaaaatatCCGGGAAGATACTTTTCAAAGTGTGTCATATTCGAAGCTGAGTTTCTGTAAACGCTTCAAATGCGTCAACTCAAACAATTAAAAAGGTTCTCAATGTAATAACCTTTTGAGAAATGAAGCGGCCCTTTACAAACCTTAGCTGACTCTTCCCGACAGCGACCCGTGCTGGACAGACTAGCCCCCTCTCCAGACCTACCGATGAAAACCGTGTGAACCCTGGACTAGTATCTGATAAGCAACGGCGGAGCCTCTGTCGAAATTCTTCTAACTAAAGCCTGGAAATTACCACCACTGACTGACATCCGTTTGACCGGTCTATTTCCGGTTTTACGGGAGAAAAAAGCGAACACAAGATTCAAAATACCTCAaatggaaaaagaaaagaatgtCTCAAtatctttaagattttcaagtgttaaaatatCCGGAATGATACTTTTCAAAGTGTCTCATATTCGAAGCTGAGTTTCTGTAAACGCTTCAAATGCGTCAACTCAAACAGTTAAAAAGGTTCTAAAAAACCTTTTGAGAAAAATAATGTAGCAGCCCTTGAAATTTACCACCACTGACTGACATCCGTTTGACGAGTATATTCGCGGTTTTACGAGGAAAACAAAAGCGCACGCAAGACTCAAAATACTTCCAAcggaaaaagaaatgaatgtGTCAATCTTTTAAGATTTTCATGTGTCAAAATATCAGGAATGATACTTCTCAAAGTGTGTCATATTCGAAGCTGAGTTTCTGTATACACGCTTCAAAAGCTTCAACTCAAACAGTTAAAAAGGTTCTTAATGTAATAACCTTTTGAGAAATGTAGCGGCCCTTTACAAACCTTAGCTGACTCTTCCCGACAGCGACCCGTGCTGGACAGACTAGCCCCCTCTCTCGGAAAGAACATTGATCAAACAAGAGTTGTGATCCTACAAGAGTTGTGATCCTACAAGAGTTGTAATCCTACAAGAGTTGTAATCCTACGTTGTAATCCTACAAGAGTTATAATTATACACGAGTTGTAATCCTACACGAGTTATAATCCTGAAAGAGTTTTAATCCTACAAGAGTTTTAATCCTACAAGAGTTTTAATCCTACAAGAGTTTTAATCCTACAAGAGTTATAATCCTACAAGAGTTTTAATCCTACAAGAGTTGTAATCCTACAAGAGTTTTAATCCTACAAGAGTTTTAATCCTACAAGAGTTTTAATCCTACAAGAGTTTTAATCCTACAAGAGTTGTAATCCTACAAGAGTTGTAATCCTACAAGAGTTGTAATCCTACAAAACTTAgatcaaaattaaaaccattACCGGGTAACATAGAACTAACCAGAACTAAGAGACAAATTCAACAGCTTGCGACTTAGAAATCAACTCCGAGTGGTTAGAGATTGCGACCGTCCGAAGGAAGATCAGCTGCTAGTATATTGTTGATATCGTATCATCATCAGATGATGATACGATCTAAATGACCGACAACGCAACTACACTTCAGAAAATCCTTGAAATGTTAATCGCTTATGTAAAGTGAAAATTGGTAATTGATATTAGTAAAACTAAAGTTATTGCATTCGAAATTAAATAAAGTGAGACAGCCAGCGGTCCTGTATCGACGGGCTGTTATTTGATATACTGTATCTGAATTCTAACAGACTTGCCATGGATTGATGATATCAACCTCTAAATGTACGTATGAAATGTAGAATACCTCTGCATAGAATGAATACCTCTAGATACagaatgtacaaaatgattcGAGGACAAGAACAATACTTTACATCATTATATGGTGAAGCCAAAAAATCTCACTCTGTAGATTTAGATGTTGCATCAACCATGAATTACCATTAGAGACTCTGTGGTAGATATGGAAAAAAAACCACGGAACGAACGAGTTTGCAATAAATGCAAACTGAATACAATTGGCGCCGAATACCATTTTATAGTGGAGTGTGAATTTTTCAGCGATGTTAGGAATTTGTGTTTATCGAACAGATATAAAAAATTGTGCAAATCACTTCGAATTTAATCAGATAACAGTCTATCTAAATAGATTACTACTACCCGGCTGTTATAGCTAGAGCTTTTATTATGTACAAATTAGCCAGCTTCGATTCGTATATAGTTGTATTCATATCATATTTTGTTATGCTCGATCGGAAGAATTGTATATCTAGGAACAATAAACTAAACTTAAAGCTACACGAGTGACCGGCGATATAGAAACGCTTCATTCGCtgtctttttttctaaattgatgAAGCCTATTTATTTTGTCCAATAGATCCATTGCTTGTTCAATAATTCTATGTtgtttttatatatactataagTTTAGATATGAACGCACGTCGATAATAGGATCATCTTTTAAGTTGCAAAAGTTAAATATCAATGGTTTCTATACTCACCATTACTGGATCAGTTGACACATTACGGCTGAGTTGTTCTCTTTGTGGGCCAGTGGTTTGTGGAGCAAACATTCAAGTTGTTGTAGAACAATAAATATCCTTACAGTCGCGTTCCGAATTGAGTGTCTTCTTGCTTACGTCACATAGGTTATATAGAAGTTCGTTGAAGCATGGATCGTACCGCGCTGATATGACGTATTACCGCGAACCTGTgcacaaaaatgaaatcagagattttaaaacaaaatcttGCTATCGAAAGCCATACATTGTAATATCTTGAAAACATTGAATCATCCGGAATTTGCTGGATTTTTTCAACgaatttaaaaaagtattgaatGTCTGAAATCATGAAACACGGGCCTTGTAAATGCTATGGATGAACAAGTCTCCCgatgttgaatatttcagaGGATAAAATAAGTTAAATGTCGATTCTAAAAAGAACAATCGAATACAGTTTTCACAGAAAGAGTTTGACTGTTTGAGAGTTTAAGTTTAGCGCGTAAAATCAAAAGGAAGCAACAAAATCTAAACCGAcacaaattttgtttgatttagaTCATTAAAGTATTGATAAAATCGAGAATTATACTTACTGTCTTCGATAGTTGTTCCATGCGAGAAACTTTCGTCGTTTGCATTTGTagtacaaattcaaaagaaagGTTTTAATAATTGAAGAACTCGGTGCGGTGCGGTGTCGTCGCCCGTGTCCAGTAGTTTGTGTTTCGCGCTAGAGTGACCAGAACTATATTCGGCCTAACGATTTTATACCGGAGGGCAAATAATCCTTCCGCCCAGATATAGTTCttcaataattatattttGACGCCCTAAATACAGAGGATAAACATCAAATCATGTGTTTATAACATGAAACATTAGCGGGTATTTAAAACCCGGTTTGCTGCTTATTGTGTCACCTATTGAACAAACCCTGAAATCATACACCACTGTATTTCATATCGCATTTAATGAAGGAATGCTTATAACAACTGTACATTTcgaaactgtcagaaaatcatcaaaatggcTGTCTGTGGCCGCTTTTAGCTATTCGGGCTATGGTGATACTTTAAAATAGGGTCCAAATTCTGTTAGAACATTTCAACATATCCCCCATGAAATTCATTGATAATTTCGGGTCCTCAGGCCGGACTCGAGCCCGGTTTGGATTTTCGCAATAATAACTAATTAGTTAGGTATCTTCTTCTCAGTGTTGTGAGAATGACAGATCATTGAATAATGACTCAATGAGGTATGTATTTTCAAACtcaaaattctttttaatcaGTAGGGTAATCGGTACATTCCATCCCGCCACTGTTGAATACTCGCATataccgtacagtgctgccatcttcaaGCTGGCAATCTGTCAAAACATCGAGGTCACCGggtcgatatatgacgtcatagaGAGATTTATAAACAGAAAAGTCACATGAAATCAGTACCACACACATGAACCAGTTTGATTGAACCAACAGTTCATTCACTCGTTGCACTAATACTATATAGATAGAGAAGCTCGACATAAAAAGCACGAAAACAACATGACGCGTCCACTTACAGTGGTAAGTGTTTTGCTGTTTTTTTATCTGCGtatcatttttaaatgaaaattaaaaagtggATTTTGCCAATCCGCCATCAGGCATCAGCTGTTAAAAACTTTCTGTCACGAATCGTTTGTttggtttgatttgaattcagaTTAAGCTACTAAACGAGTATTTCAAGTTATAGCAAGTCCttatataatatttaatttctCTCTGATATTTTCGCAGTTGAAGAGCGTCGGACCGAAGTTAGTTCCGTTTTTCAAAACGGTGGCGCTGTTCTTCGTGTTGTACCGCGGCGAATCGTACTCGTCGATATTCTACGCGATATTCAAGTGCCTGCCGATAATATCGTTGATATTTTTCGTCCTGTTGCACGGCATGAATTTCTCCGAGGTCTACTCGTATTCGCGACGCATCCTGATCGGTCTCGTGTTCTCGCTACTCGGCGACATCTGCATGGTTTATAAAACGGCCGGTTACTTCCTTCACGGCGTCGCTCTCTTCGGCGTCGCTCAGCTACTATACGCCTCGGCGTTCGGTATGCGCCCTTTTAACTTCAAGGCCGGCGGCGTGGTCGCGTCCCTCGGCGTAATAATCTACACGTTCGTTTTCTACCCGGCGATCACCGgtgttttatcgccggcgatcGGCGTGTACATGGCGCTGATCGGCGTAATGGTATGGCGCGCCGTTTCGCGCGTACAGCTATTCGACGACTTGTGGACGTGGACGAAGCTGTGCAGCTGCGGCGGCGCGATCCTGTTCGGGATTTCCGACATGATAATCGCGTTGGATAAATTCGTCATCGACATACCGCTGTCGCAGACGATCATCATGATCACGTATTACGGAGCGCAGTTGGGTATTACGCTTTCGGTCGTCGACAGTCACGTCGATTCCCTCATCGAAACGACGAAGCCGCGACCGATTAAGGTCGATTAAAAAGACAGTTATCGCACGTAAAATAAACTAGGCCTATTAAGGACTACGAACTAGGAGCAGTAGACCTTCAGTATTATCATAACATCTTTTGAAAGCAACTGAAAGTTGTTGCTATTTTGAATGATCGCGTAAGTTTGGGTATCAATCTACAGCCTGGATCCAGCTCCCCCTCGACGTGAAGCGTTGGTACTCGGTTCTTGAAAACGCGTCGATAAAATCAGGTTCTTATAGttcattttagattgaaaatgtctcgggtgaagtactgaacacaaGTGAAGTgcggacgatcagtttttgattgTGTGCTGATAAGATGTCTTATGCCTGGTGttcgtagttcattttcaattagctATTTCTTAATGCTGAAAACATGTTTAgcgtggacgatcagtttttgaaagtatcTGATAGAATGTATAACATCTGGTTTTACTTAAAATGTGTCGGGTGAAATCCGAAGCCTGGATGATCAAAAATTAGAAGAAGGGCGATAAAATATCGAAAGGGGCTGCAGGGTCAAGGCAGCAGATTGATACCTATGTAAGCAAAAAAGGGGCATTTTAGATTGTTAATGATACTATAGGAATATAGCAATATTTGGTCTGTGCTGTGGCTGTCCTGTTGGTTGTAAAGCAGTTTCTCTCTTCAACGGAATATTCCGTCGATATTGAAGTTGCGCGTGTTGTACCGGAGTGGGATTAAATATAAACTAGCCAGATTTCACTCAGGGACATTTTTCTGTACAGTTTTATCCTCTTAAAACGAGACATTATTTGTAAAAAGTGTTTGTATCGATAACCGAGTAATGATTAAAAGGACTTGATGTAAATGATTACTTAGAATGGGGGGATAGCCTCTAGGTTTAAGTTCTATCCGATGCGTTTAAAAATGGTCTGTAACAAAAAtccaggggctgcagttgctcaaaagatggttagagttaaccagtggatagttgacatagtgacgtTTAAATCTGAATTGTTAatatggacccagttccacagttgtgacttaactctgagttaaagttagttcattttcaatgagttatcTCTTAGTCAAATCTtcactcataactgtggaccTGGACCTATAGTATTTATCCAGCAGCTTATCTTTGACCAACTTCTGAGCGACTGGCTCTAGCATTTACGGtttttaattgtaattgaaatgTTTGGTTTTCTGCTTGAAAAATTGGCACGATATCCTTGTAAGGCACATGATACGTTTAAGTTAAATATGGGGTTAAGTGTCAAGCAAAGTTCATGGTTGCGTAATGTATAAGTATACTTTGGCtcataatataaatgtcatgTAAGGTTTTTTTCACCAATATTTCTTAGCCAATATATGCGCACTGAATGTTTGGCGAGAGAATTAGAACACTTAGTTTTACCGGGATGATGAATAGTGCAGATAGAGCCTATAGTGataaattaattataaagGAACAAATAAGGTGTTGAAGAATAAGGCAGCGTTTTAAATTTGTCAATCAGATTTTGTTCGATACTTAAAAAGATAAAGGGTTTCTTTTCGTACATTCATGTCATCATGATCTATCTTTGACCTTTCCAACTTTTTTTCGGTTTGTTAGTTTCATCACGTGCGTGTACCATCGGTCATAATATTCTCAGCAAATTTGGCTAATGTCCATTAACTAGGGGCAGAATTAACCTAATGTTTTCTCCTAATTTGGCTGATGTCCATAAAGTAGGAGCTTAAACTAATTGTAatgttttcaattcattttcacgggggggggggggggggcccAATAGAACCCTTGAGCCATTTGGACTCGAGCCATATTTGTTGTTACGAGAGAATATGtttgaattattataaatCTGGCACTGAACTAAATTAAATTCTCTTGGGGGGATTCAATCTGATTTGTCGAGGTGCGCGtcatgttttgttattaaaaCATTGATGGTCGAAATCCTGTTGTTCGCATCAGGAACAGCTGGTCCATTGTCAAGTCATTGAAAACATAATAATCCGCTGCAGAAAGGAAAATAAAACTAGCGTGTAAATATGTAGTACAGCTGCCTGTTTTCCAAATGAATCAAAGGCATTTAAGTCGCGAGTCGGATAAGATAATTACGTAGATAACGTCACAATCTGCGAACATGTGCCTCGATTTCGATCGGAAAATATTCAGATTTCTGCATTTTAAGCGAAGATACATAACATATCAACACGATAGAAGAGGTTCGCCGTTTTCTTATAACGGTATAAACGACATTTaaataccggtatttatttcattttgatgtaCATAGTCTCTAGACGTGCGTCATTTCCACAATTTCATCTATCAATgcaaaattataatatatatatctgtataTGTGTAAAGTAGATCGAATTGCTgtattttgtatgaatattctgTTCGTGTTATGAAAAAAGACTgtaatgtaaatatttcagtCGGTAGTCGGTGTTAGACCCGGTGAATGAAAGAATGAATAAAAGGATATTTGTATGAATTTTTTGTGCGCCCCAAAAATGTATTATTACTATAGAATACTACTGCCCCGATTGTCAATACTTCTATGTAAGGTTTCTAGACTATAGCTTCGTTTGATTGTTAGAGGTTGCCAACCTTtgcgatttttttttgttcgcCAAACGAAAAGTGAAAATGAGTCAAGTCGTCACATGCTTTTTGTAATATCGTGTACTAATCTAATCTGTTT from Tubulanus polymorphus chromosome 11, tnTubPoly1.2, whole genome shotgun sequence encodes:
- the LOC141912664 gene encoding lysoplasmalogenase TMEM86A-like translates to MTRPLTVLKSVGPKLVPFFKTVALFFVLYRGESYSSIFYAIFKCLPIISLIFFVLLHGMNFSEVYSYSRRILIGLVFSLLGDICMVYKTAGYFLHGVALFGVAQLLYASAFGMRPFNFKAGGVVASLGVIIYTFVFYPAITGVLSPAIGVYMALIGVMVWRAVSRVQLFDDLWTWTKLCSCGGAILFGISDMIIALDKFVIDIPLSQTIIMITYYGAQLGITLSVVDSHVDSLIETTKPRPIKVD